One Sediminicola sp. YIK13 DNA segment encodes these proteins:
- a CDS encoding transglutaminase-like domain-containing protein, with amino-acid sequence MKNPILIFGVLTLLMACNLNTKQQKEEKQLTEKKVPNVVTSDIEAGIKANIAKKVEEGGGYFLITTEDKELQLQLVRVHTEYLSNLGPQRHFACVDLADVSGDVYDVDFFLEGDPGSMTVTETTLHKLNGKPFYTWKQRKDKTWYRMPIQSASTDLLGVVEGEDAFEFRYEVTLPEMAAPAKMWLPLPQTDRFQTVELLSIAAPVAHRIIKEKKYGNSVMYMALSPEHSGKKVDLVYDVKRLEKNPYMDDTDPLPYLDANILMPIGDRFEVLSDSIIGDKRKEGTIMQARALYDYIIDNMRYIKAGKYGTGDAVYACSALTGNCTEFHSLFISLARSAGIPSRFAVGASIPSDRDEGGIDGYHCWAEFYAEGKWWPVDISEANKYTALATYYFGRHPANRIEFTQGRDLQLDPGPHSGPINFLAYPVMEIDKEPAYPKTFFSFRRKTAPLTSDSL; translated from the coding sequence ATGAAAAATCCTATACTTATTTTTGGAGTGCTGACCTTGTTAATGGCCTGTAATTTGAATACCAAGCAACAGAAAGAAGAAAAACAACTTACAGAAAAGAAGGTTCCTAATGTGGTTACCAGCGATATAGAGGCCGGGATCAAAGCTAATATTGCCAAGAAGGTAGAAGAGGGTGGTGGGTATTTCTTGATCACCACGGAAGATAAAGAATTGCAACTGCAGCTGGTGCGGGTACATACAGAATACCTTTCCAATTTAGGGCCACAACGTCATTTTGCCTGTGTAGATCTGGCAGATGTCAGCGGGGATGTATACGATGTGGATTTTTTCTTGGAAGGCGATCCGGGGAGTATGACAGTTACCGAAACCACCCTTCACAAACTCAATGGGAAGCCCTTTTATACTTGGAAACAGCGGAAGGACAAAACTTGGTATAGAATGCCTATCCAGAGTGCTTCCACAGATTTACTCGGAGTCGTAGAAGGGGAGGACGCTTTCGAATTTCGATACGAGGTTACCTTGCCTGAAATGGCAGCACCGGCTAAAATGTGGCTTCCCCTTCCTCAAACCGATCGCTTTCAAACTGTTGAATTACTATCTATAGCGGCTCCCGTGGCACATAGGATAATCAAAGAAAAGAAATATGGCAATTCTGTTATGTATATGGCATTATCTCCGGAACATAGCGGAAAGAAAGTGGACCTTGTCTATGATGTGAAACGGCTGGAAAAAAATCCCTATATGGATGATACCGACCCATTGCCCTATCTAGATGCCAATATTTTGATGCCCATTGGTGACCGATTTGAAGTTCTGTCAGATTCTATTATTGGGGACAAACGAAAGGAAGGTACCATTATGCAGGCAAGAGCCCTATATGATTATATAATTGACAATATGCGTTATATCAAAGCTGGGAAATACGGAACTGGGGATGCTGTCTATGCTTGCAGTGCCCTAACCGGAAACTGTACCGAATTCCATTCCTTGTTTATTTCCCTGGCCAGGTCCGCAGGAATACCTTCAAGATTTGCCGTGGGGGCCTCTATCCCTTCAGATCGAGATGAAGGGGGTATAGATGGTTATCACTGTTGGGCAGAATTTTATGCCGAGGGGAAATGGTGGCCCGTAGATATAAGCGAAGCAAATAAGTACACTGCCTTGGCCACCTATTATTTTGGGAGGCATCCGGCCAATAGGATTGAATTTACGCAGGGGCGCGATCTTCAACTCGACCCAGGTCCCCATTCTGGGCCCATCAACTTTCTTGCCTATCCGGTTATGGAAATAGACAAGGAGCCGGCATACCCGAAAACATTTTTTTCATTTCGCAGGAAGACGGCACCTCTGACCTCAGATTCTCTTTAA
- a CDS encoding ABA4-like family protein, with amino-acid sequence MSPTEIFSIVNTIALPMWLLMIVVPKWKPTRFLIDYKVIPLLLALVYAFYIFQTLQIGGWMDFSNLASVMTLFTEENAILAGWVHYLAFDLLVGMWILDENKKLGIHQLLLAPCLIGTFMFGPLGFLLFMIIRGIKVQRS; translated from the coding sequence ATGTCGCCAACTGAAATATTTTCAATAGTGAACACTATCGCCTTGCCTATGTGGCTCTTGATGATAGTTGTACCCAAGTGGAAACCAACCCGATTTTTAATTGATTATAAAGTAATCCCTCTTTTATTGGCGTTGGTATATGCTTTTTATATTTTTCAAACATTACAGATAGGAGGGTGGATGGATTTTAGTAATCTTGCTTCCGTCATGACCTTGTTTACAGAAGAAAATGCCATTTTGGCCGGATGGGTTCATTATCTGGCATTTGATCTGCTTGTTGGGATGTGGATTTTAGATGAAAATAAAAAATTAGGCATCCACCAATTGCTATTGGCCCCTTGCCTAATAGGCACATTTATGTTCGGTCCTCTGGGTTTTTTACTTTTTATGATCATCAGGGGGATTAAAGTACAACGATCATGA
- a CDS encoding ATP-binding protein — protein sequence MFLIAAILIEVFLVAACILILFNLRDKLGLAPLYILLGCFQYFQVNLENAVSFKFMGEYPIFPGSVILFSALLFAVLLIYIYEGVISARTLILGILISNFFLTGLFEITATQDYFIALQDDTIDVSDASLFSIDYKFFIIGTVILLIDFILLASTYQFLVSRIKRPLFFFTVFLSLWTVLMFDALAFNTAIFYGTSNYVPSLIGHIIGKSLSALLFSIILYIYMTYIDKVIAKTSFIAEQKRDIFSIFTYRKKYLDLKIEKESAEQALTAQFEKIITSISDGIITLDKNGIYTYINKQAAEIMGKAPSSLLGKHIWTVYPDVKELPFYIAFQKAGKTNQVQSLKDYYAPLNKWFYIRMYPSKDGITIYFSDITEQKKTEEALQESEAFNEGVLSSLSAHIAVIDKTGKILAVNKAWNNFSLENGEPNLSRTSIGSNYIKECENAITRGDSMSQEVLEGLLSVLRNEQSSFKMEYPCNSPGEDRWFTLQVVPFGTASDKLVISHTNVTQLKTTERKLEDSNAKLKEAQRLAKIGNWEFNPKTKEVFFSDEMYNILEINKESQEDLFELYRSKCQPEDFDKFNKLVNNTVKNEEGYEIGYYIKANDASLKYIHEICEVVNSENGRDLVLKGTIQDVTKEKLIKDELSRKNEELQKANIELDRFVYSASHDLRAPLTSLRGLIQIVEMILKPEDEELKEPLSLMSTTIDKMDVFIRSIFDYSVNARTEVSAEKINFKELIASVWESLKYMNINSNPKSTINITQEVDFYSDKKRLEIILGNLVSNAIKYYDKDKAEHILNITVTADEKNANILIEDNGIGIGKEHIDKIFEMFYRATKLSTGSGMGMYIVKETIDRLDGTIQIESELHKGTTFKFTIPNANEYSV from the coding sequence ATGTTTCTTATTGCCGCTATTCTCATAGAAGTATTTCTGGTTGCCGCATGCATTCTAATCTTGTTTAACTTAAGAGATAAATTGGGATTGGCCCCACTATATATTCTGCTTGGTTGTTTCCAATATTTTCAAGTCAATTTGGAAAATGCAGTCAGTTTTAAGTTTATGGGGGAATATCCGATATTTCCTGGATCTGTTATTTTATTCAGCGCACTCTTATTTGCTGTTTTACTGATCTATATTTATGAAGGTGTGATTAGTGCTAGAACCCTAATCCTTGGAATTCTTATTTCCAACTTTTTTTTAACGGGCTTATTTGAAATTACTGCTACCCAAGATTATTTTATAGCATTACAGGATGATACTATTGATGTAAGTGACGCTTCATTATTCAGCATTGATTATAAATTTTTTATTATTGGTACTGTCATTTTACTGATAGATTTCATTCTCTTGGCCAGTACCTATCAGTTCTTAGTTTCAAGAATTAAAAGACCATTGTTTTTTTTTACGGTTTTTTTGTCTCTCTGGACCGTTTTAATGTTTGATGCCCTAGCTTTTAATACGGCTATTTTTTATGGCACTTCAAATTATGTACCCTCGCTAATAGGGCATATTATCGGAAAATCTCTTTCAGCACTTTTGTTTTCCATCATCCTTTATATCTATATGACATATATTGATAAAGTGATTGCAAAGACCTCTTTTATAGCCGAACAAAAACGCGATATTTTTTCCATATTCACTTACAGAAAAAAATATTTGGACCTTAAAATTGAAAAGGAGAGTGCCGAACAAGCTTTAACAGCACAATTTGAAAAAATAATCACAAGTATTTCGGATGGAATTATCACGCTCGATAAAAATGGGATTTATACATATATAAACAAACAAGCGGCGGAAATTATGGGAAAGGCGCCGAGCAGTTTATTGGGAAAACATATTTGGACTGTATATCCAGATGTTAAAGAGCTACCATTTTATATTGCTTTTCAAAAAGCTGGTAAAACCAATCAAGTACAATCATTGAAAGACTATTATGCTCCACTTAATAAATGGTTTTACATTAGAATGTATCCCTCTAAAGACGGGATAACAATTTACTTTTCAGATATTACAGAACAAAAGAAAACAGAAGAAGCTTTGCAGGAAAGTGAAGCTTTTAACGAGGGTGTTTTATCATCTTTGAGTGCCCATATTGCGGTAATAGATAAAACTGGTAAAATTTTAGCTGTAAATAAAGCCTGGAATAATTTTTCGCTTGAAAATGGAGAACCAAATTTATCCCGCACGTCTATTGGAAGCAATTATATAAAGGAATGTGAGAATGCAATTACTAGGGGAGATTCCATGTCACAAGAAGTTTTAGAAGGCCTATTGTCTGTTCTACGTAATGAACAATCCAGTTTTAAAATGGAGTACCCTTGCAATTCTCCTGGAGAAGATCGTTGGTTTACCTTGCAAGTAGTGCCTTTTGGTACTGCATCGGACAAATTGGTAATTTCACATACCAACGTAACCCAACTTAAGACTACAGAAAGAAAACTCGAAGACTCCAATGCCAAATTAAAAGAGGCACAGCGATTGGCGAAAATAGGAAACTGGGAATTTAACCCGAAAACCAAAGAAGTGTTTTTTTCTGATGAAATGTACAATATTTTAGAAATAAACAAGGAATCCCAGGAGGACTTATTTGAGCTATATAGGTCTAAATGCCAACCCGAAGACTTTGATAAATTTAATAAACTTGTAAATAATACCGTTAAAAATGAAGAAGGCTATGAAATTGGTTATTACATAAAAGCTAATGATGCTAGCCTTAAATATATACATGAGATTTGTGAAGTCGTAAATAGTGAAAATGGGAGGGATTTAGTTTTAAAAGGGACGATACAGGACGTTACGAAAGAAAAATTGATCAAAGATGAACTTTCCCGAAAAAATGAGGAGTTACAAAAAGCTAATATAGAATTGGACCGATTTGTTTATAGTGCATCCCATGATTTAAGAGCTCCCTTGACTTCGTTAAGAGGATTGATACAAATTGTGGAAATGATCCTAAAACCTGAAGACGAAGAATTAAAAGAGCCTTTATCCTTGATGTCTACTACAATTGATAAAATGGATGTATTTATCAGAAGTATTTTTGATTATTCCGTAAATGCAAGAACAGAAGTATCCGCAGAAAAAATTAATTTTAAAGAATTAATAGCGTCTGTTTGGGAGAGTTTGAAATATATGAACATCAATTCCAATCCTAAATCCACTATTAATATCACCCAAGAAGTTGATTTTTATTCAGATAAGAAAAGGCTGGAGATTATACTGGGTAACCTGGTATCGAATGCCATCAAATATTACGATAAGGACAAGGCTGAGCACATTTTAAATATTACTGTAACGGCTGATGAAAAAAATGCCAACATCCTTATCGAAGACAATGGTATTGGTATTGGAAAAGAGCATATCGATAAGATATTTGAAATGTTCTATCGTGCAACAAAATTATCCACAGGTTCAGGAATGGGGATGTATATTGTCAAAGAAACTATAGATAGGCTGGACGGTACCATACAAATTGAATCAGAATTACATAAAGGAACAACCTTTAAATTTACAATACCTAATGCTAACGAATATTCTGTTTAA
- a CDS encoding response regulator yields MNEILLIDDNYIDNFINKKILTREKIAENITVKLSPLEALEYLASKTDKFPELIFLDIKMPQMDGFEFLDAFEKLSEVQKEKCRIIMLSSSHNMEDIETAKKNPYVLEYLIKPLDSSKLNTLLELIL; encoded by the coding sequence GTGAATGAAATATTATTAATTGATGATAATTATATCGATAACTTCATCAATAAAAAAATTCTTACAAGAGAGAAAATAGCTGAAAACATAACGGTAAAGCTTTCACCTCTTGAAGCCTTAGAATATTTGGCCAGTAAAACGGATAAATTTCCTGAACTTATTTTTTTGGATATAAAGATGCCACAAATGGATGGCTTTGAATTCTTGGATGCATTTGAAAAATTGTCAGAGGTACAAAAAGAAAAATGCAGGATAATAATGCTCAGTTCTTCCCATAATATGGAAGATATTGAAACAGCGAAGAAAAACCCCTATGTTTTGGAATATTTGATCAAGCCATTGGACTCTTCAAAATTAAATACTTTACTGGAGTTAATATTATAA